A part of Rhinoderma darwinii isolate aRhiDar2 chromosome 1, aRhiDar2.hap1, whole genome shotgun sequence genomic DNA contains:
- the MYORG gene encoding myogenesis-regulating glycosidase, translating into MYTFLPENIAPVKQKASKEQKPLIGAILLGILLVISAVVAWCYYSISLRKADRLKTELLFLKKDGFIVHNHQGKVVFRMAFQSGVLDLDSCAKYGQILSCTRSEKGPLKFFVQTVIKDKATVMCYRVRWEEFVADTSILHTMYWDNAYWYGGAEMRTQHWPIKLSGYQEPKPFVTSDVYSFREGFGGILESYWLSSNATAIKINASVPFHLGWNSTEKVFFFEARYKDSPYKPPPGKQPFPELSYRVCVGSDVTSIHKYMVRRYFNKPSRIPSESAFKYPIWSTWALYKTNINQEKLLNFTESIKKYNFNYSHIELDDMYSKYYGDFDFDPVKFPDPPAMFKKLKEDGFKVTLWIHPFVNYNSSNFGIGIEKGLFVKEPSGRLPAMVQWWNGIGAILDFTNPSTKEWFQNNLRRLRTKYGISSFKFDAGETSYLPHQFSTFNSLSDPNMFTRRYSEMADQFYDLAELRVGYQSQNISCFFRIIDRDSEWGYELGLKSLIPTVLTISMLGYPFILPDMIGGNAYTNFTKDMKELYIRWLELSAFMPSMQFSIPPWLFDKEVIEIAQKFTRIHESLVAPLLLELAGEVTDTGDPIIRPIWWISPNDETAHKIDSQFLIGDTLMVAPVLEPGKQERDVYLPAGKWRSYKGELYQRTPILLTDYPVDLDEVAYFTWVS; encoded by the coding sequence ATGTACACCTTCCTGCCTGAGAACATCGCTCCGGTCAAGCAGAAAGCTTCTAAGGAACAGAAGCCGTTAATTGGTGCCATCTTGCTGGGCATCCTTTTGGTCATTAGCGCAGTGGTCGCTTGGTGCTACTACTCAATCTCTTTGCGCAAAGCCGACCGCCTGAAGACCGAGCTTCTGTTTCTGAAGAAAGATGGATTCATCGTACACAACCACCAAGGCAAGGTGGTTTTCAGAATGGCGTTTCAGTCCGGTGTTCTAGATTTAGATTCCTGCGCAAAATACGGGCAGATTTTATCTTGCACCAGGTCGGAAAAGGGGCCTTTAAAATTTTTTGTCCAGACGGTCATCAAGGACAAGGCCACTGTCATGTGCTACCGAGTGCGCTGGGAGGAGTTTGTGGCCGATACATCGATTCTGCACACTATGTACTGGGATAACGCTTATTGGTACGGAGGAGCTGAGATGcgtacacagcactggcccatcaAGTTGTCTGGATACCAAGAGCCGAAACCTTTTGTGAccagtgatgtctattcatttagggaaggtttcggGGGAATCTTAGAAAGCTACTGGCTGTCCTCCAATGCGACGGCCATTAAAATTAACGCGTCTGTTCCTTTCCATCTCGGGTGGAACAGCAcggaaaaggtttttttcttcGAAGCAAGGTATAAGGATTCTCCTTATAAGCCTCCTCCTGGCAAACAGCCCTTCCCTGAGCTAAGTTATAGAGTGTGCGTCGGATCAGACGTGACCTCCATCCACAAGTACATGGTGAGGAGATATTTCAACAAGCCAAGCAGGATCCCTTCAGAAAGTGCCTTCAAGTACCCAATCTGGTCCACATGGGCACTGTACAAGACCAATATCAACCAGGAGAAACTTCTGAACTTTACGGAGAGTATtaagaaatacaattttaattataGTCATATAGAACTTGATGACATGTACTCCAAGTACTACGGGGATTTTGATTTTGATCCTGTCAAGTTTCCTGATCCGCCGGCCATGTTCAAAAAGTTAAAGGAAGACGGCTTCAAAGTGACCCTGTGGATTCATCCTTTCGTCAACTATAACTCCTCCAACTTTGGCATTGGCATAGAGAAGGGCCTCTTTGTGAAGGAACCAAGTGGTCGACTTCCAGCCATGGTCCAGTGGTGGAATGGGATTGGCGCTATCCTTGATTTTACAAATCCCAGCACTAAAGAGTGGTTCCAGAACAACCTGAGACGGCTCAGAACAAAGTACGGAATTTCGTCATTCAAGTTTGACGCTGGTGAAACCAGTTACCTGCCTCATCAGTTTAGCACGTTTAACTCCTTGTCAGACCCCAACATGTTCACGAGGAGATATTCAGAAATGGCCGACCAGTTTTACGACCTTGCTGAGCTCCGAGTTGGCTATCAATCTCAAAACATATCGTGTTTTTTCAGGATCATTGACCGGGATTCCGAATGGGGATATGAGTTGGGGTTAAAGTCTCTGATACCCACAGTTCTGACCATCAGTATGCTTGGATACCCCTTCATCTTGCCAGATATGATTGGTGGAAATGCCTACACCAACTTTACGAAAGACATGAAGGAACTTTACATCCGGTGGTTGGAGCTCTCGGCCTTTATGCCCTCCATGCAGTTTTCCATACCACCCTGGCTTTTTGATAAAGAGGTCATTGAAATTGCTCAGAAATTCACCAGAATCCATGAGTCTTTGGTTGCCCCTCTGTTGTTGGAACTTGCCGGAGAAGTTACCGACACTGGTGATCCCATCATTAGGCCAatttggtggatttctcctaacgATGAAACTGCACACAAAATTGATTCTCAGTTTTTGATAGGAGACACCTTAATGGTGGCTCCGGTGCTAGAACCAGGAAAACAGGAACGTGACGTCTACCTTCCTGCCGGCAAGTGGCGTAGCTACAAAGGAGAACTTTATCAACGGACTCCCATACTTCTCACAGACTACCCCGTAGACTTGGATGAAGTGGCCTATTTCACTTGGGTGTCTTAA